In Ruminococcus sp. HUN007, a genomic segment contains:
- a CDS encoding type II secretion system protein, translating to MKKFMGKTMAKMNENRRNGRRALKGFTLVEIIVVLVILAILAAAMIPALTGYIDKAKERTAVAEARNVLTAAQTLASEEYGLHGTDGLKSGTSTTDKAFAKDFGNKILTLADVDTTKAKLDEVTFDDDSKAKIIEIKYTTASNVQVYYKDGEFFVGKEANDEGYTAPAAPANP from the coding sequence ATGAAAAAGTTTATGGGCAAAACAATGGCTAAGATGAACGAAAACCGCAGGAACGGCCGACGGGCACTTAAAGGTTTCACACTCGTTGAAATCATCGTTGTACTCGTAATTCTCGCAATTCTCGCAGCAGCAATGATTCCGGCACTTACGGGGTACATCGATAAGGCTAAGGAAAGAACCGCAGTCGCTGAAGCAAGAAATGTTCTCACAGCAGCTCAGACGCTGGCAAGTGAAGAGTATGGTTTGCATGGTACGGATGGTTTAAAAAGCGGTACTTCAACAACAGATAAAGCATTTGCTAAGGATTTTGGTAATAAGATATTAACTTTAGCTGATGTTGATACCACTAAGGCAAAATTAGATGAAGTTACTTTTGATGATGATTCTAAGGCGAAGATTATTGAAATTAAGTATACAACCGCTAGCAACGTTCAGGTTTATTATAAAGATGGAGAATTCTTCGTAGGTAAAGAAGCTAATGATGAAGGTTATACAGCTCCAGCAGCACCAGCAAATCCATGA
- a CDS encoding PilN domain-containing protein — protein sequence MRKMKKKNINLFEQYEKAVGKSTRKQLNKKTLYVLYGSALFAVLTGVYLILFFQTRSVQKQYDDLYSKIYSEDAAEQTFNVTQLEYENEVLTLISEKFISNMDTIEQKNKETAELDIDLIKKILDCRGEDTWIKNISYDQGIVFINGEAKDAENASGFVSELENKGIFSYVNYTGYNRQGNVYAFSATGYFKTEDDTPTYKSFTTEDSGEEDGENEEAGETEETGDDE from the coding sequence ATGAGGAAAATGAAAAAGAAAAACATTAACCTTTTCGAGCAGTACGAAAAGGCCGTGGGAAAATCCACACGAAAACAGCTGAATAAAAAGACGCTGTATGTACTGTACGGATCTGCGCTGTTCGCAGTTCTGACCGGCGTTTACCTGATACTGTTCTTCCAGACCAGAAGCGTTCAGAAACAGTATGACGATCTTTACAGCAAGATTTATTCCGAAGACGCAGCCGAGCAGACTTTCAACGTGACCCAGCTCGAATATGAAAACGAAGTTCTGACACTCATTTCCGAAAAATTCATTTCCAACATGGATACCATTGAGCAGAAAAACAAGGAAACTGCTGAACTGGATATTGATCTTATCAAAAAAATACTTGACTGCCGCGGTGAAGATACATGGATAAAAAATATTTCCTATGATCAGGGAATAGTTTTCATAAACGGTGAAGCGAAAGATGCGGAAAATGCATCCGGATTTGTCAGTGAGCTTGAAAACAAAGGCATTTTCAGTTATGTAAACTATACCGGATATAACCGTCAGGGTAATGTCTATGCTTTTTCGGCAACAGGATATTTTAAAACTGAGGATGATACTCCGACATACAAGTCGTTTACAACTGAAGATTCCGGCGAAGAAGACGGGGAAAATGAGGAAGCCGGAGAAACTGAAGAAACGGGGGATGATGAGTGA
- a CDS encoding pilus assembly protein PilM has product MGVKTSVFISNGSIHVIKGNAVGQKVNVQSISETDIPEGCIINGVITDPAALKQSLENAGIDSKSVSIVIDGTSVMTKLIDVPMLRDQKSLLMIIADSFQETENRETMITDYMVLDQKNESGGATVLATMVEREFLAEYIELFQSVGLKIDSIDISLACMIKYIMNINKLFEETFVYAVMDKNTLTLALFVEGNYRFSRRVRLMADLNSKEELFDEIVRVLLNLVQFNKSEKTNHDITDFYFSGFLPEGHDFYHQLADAVGVNVSAASPPDEIKYKGTENVNDFVYAIGNLISL; this is encoded by the coding sequence ATGGGAGTAAAAACATCAGTTTTCATTTCAAACGGATCAATACATGTTATAAAGGGGAATGCAGTCGGACAGAAGGTGAATGTTCAGAGCATAAGCGAAACGGATATCCCTGAAGGATGTATAATCAACGGTGTCATAACAGATCCGGCAGCACTTAAGCAGAGCCTTGAAAATGCGGGTATAGATTCAAAAAGCGTGAGCATAGTTATTGACGGAACGAGCGTTATGACAAAGCTCATCGACGTGCCGATGCTCCGTGACCAGAAAAGTCTTTTGATGATCATTGCAGACAGCTTTCAGGAAACTGAAAACCGTGAGACAATGATAACCGACTACATGGTTCTCGATCAGAAGAATGAATCCGGCGGTGCTACGGTGCTTGCCACAATGGTTGAACGTGAATTCCTTGCGGAATACATTGAACTTTTCCAGTCGGTCGGTCTTAAGATCGATTCCATCGATATCTCGCTTGCTTGCATGATAAAATATATCATGAACATAAACAAACTTTTTGAAGAGACATTTGTTTATGCCGTAATGGACAAGAACACGCTTACGCTTGCACTTTTCGTTGAAGGCAACTACCGCTTTTCAAGAAGAGTCAGACTCATGGCCGACCTCAACAGCAAGGAAGAACTTTTCGATGAGATAGTCAGAGTACTGCTGAACCTTGTACAGTTCAACAAGTCTGAAAAAACCAATCACGACATTACTGATTTCTACTTCAGCGGATTTCTTCCTGAAGGACACGATTTCTATCATCAGCTGGCAGACGCTGTCGGGGTAAATGTATCAGCGGCTTCGCCTCCTGATGAAATAAAGTATAAGGGAACTGAAAATGTAAATGACTTTGTTTATGCTATAGGGAATCTTATAAGTTTATAA
- a CDS encoding type II secretion system F family protein, which translates to MAVYHYKASTMDGKITKGQITTGSPEQLRDALKQQKLFLISFDEKASDTFGRKLKANELSELCRELGSLLNSGVSVVRSFTIISGRDIEPKLKKAYTNITTQIKRGVPLSDAMEMQGRMFPDMLVNMIRAGEESGSIAQTFDKMAVHYEKEYRMTGAVKSALTYPIILLVLIVVVMMGLFTFVLPEFFELFDGMEVPAITRVVMNLSTFIRENVIIVALLSVISVMIIGFILQLYPVKYQIDKLSVKIPKISPLIKIIHTARFGRTLASLYASGINIVDSLSLSKKTVTNYYIREQFDDVIKSVRSGNTLSESIKNIDGFDIKLSQTVEVGEETGMLDKMLNSTADSYEYESQAAINKLITIMQPVMIVILAGLVLVVIGSVMLPIFSMYSNIEKSSDPGAGLESQAVVTKDISDWEEI; encoded by the coding sequence ATGGCAGTTTACCATTACAAAGCGTCCACCATGGACGGTAAGATAACCAAAGGGCAGATAACTACAGGCTCACCTGAACAGCTTCGTGATGCACTTAAGCAGCAGAAGCTCTTTCTCATCAGCTTTGATGAAAAGGCAAGCGATACTTTCGGACGAAAACTCAAGGCAAACGAACTTTCTGAACTGTGCCGTGAACTTGGTTCACTTCTGAACTCAGGCGTATCAGTCGTTCGTTCCTTTACTATAATCAGCGGACGTGACATTGAACCGAAGCTGAAAAAAGCGTACACAAACATTACCACACAGATAAAGCGAGGCGTTCCGCTTTCAGATGCGATGGAAATGCAGGGCAGAATGTTTCCTGATATGCTCGTAAACATGATAAGAGCAGGTGAGGAAAGCGGAAGCATAGCACAGACCTTCGACAAGATGGCGGTCCACTACGAAAAGGAATACAGAATGACGGGTGCAGTAAAAAGCGCACTGACGTATCCTATAATCCTTCTCGTACTCATAGTAGTCGTAATGATGGGACTTTTCACCTTCGTACTTCCGGAATTCTTTGAACTTTTCGATGGTATGGAAGTACCGGCTATCACAAGGGTAGTAATGAACTTAAGTACTTTCATCCGTGAAAATGTGATCATAGTTGCACTTCTTTCGGTTATCTCGGTAATGATAATCGGATTTATCCTGCAGCTTTATCCGGTAAAATACCAGATCGACAAATTAAGCGTCAAAATACCGAAGATAAGCCCGCTTATAAAGATCATCCATACAGCACGTTTCGGCAGAACGCTTGCTTCACTTTACGCCAGCGGTATCAATATTGTTGACAGCCTTTCACTTTCAAAAAAGACAGTCACCAACTATTATATAAGAGAGCAGTTCGATGACGTTATAAAAAGTGTCCGTTCAGGTAACACGCTTTCCGAGTCGATAAAGAACATTGACGGATTTGACATCAAGCTTTCACAGACCGTTGAAGTCGGTGAAGAGACCGGTATGCTTGACAAGATGCTCAACAGCACAGCCGATTCCTACGAGTACGAGTCGCAGGCTGCCATAAACAAGCTCATAACAATAATGCAGCCGGTAATGATCGTAATTCTTGCAGGTCTTGTACTTGTAGTCATCGGCTCAGTAATGCTTCCGATATTCAGTATGTACAGCAACATTGAAAAGTCATCCGATCCGGGTGCCGGACTCGAGTCGCAGGCTGTTGTAACAAAGGATATTTCGGATTGGGAGGAAATATGA
- a CDS encoding ATPase, T2SS/T4P/T4SS family has protein sequence MAMKNIPIGEVLKEYGYITDDHIKQALDYQKTDAGKGKRLGALLQELGFVTERQVLESLGRKLELPMINFDDYVTDFGAAEKIPKPLAVKYNVLPLSERDNRFQIAMSDPLNFYAQEDIRQIVGMPLEIYLAETDTIKRLIDQTYAEVGARLAAKQANTSVEDVEVPSIELEEGEDEVPVIKLVNSLLARGYSAGASDIHIEPFETYTQVRMRIDGQIVEYVTLAKNLHSSVVARIKIMGNLDIAEKRVPQDGNFKTKVEGFDISVRISCIPTIFGEKVVMRYLSTDTAIDKAGHFGMEPEAYEKIMKMLSSPNGIIYITGPTGSGKTTTLYMVLEYLAKRPVNISTIEDPVERSLPKINQMSVNVPAGLTFGVGLRALLRQDPDVIMLGETRDAETAEISVKAAITGHLVVSTLHTNDAISSIVRLEDMGLAPYLVANSLVGVVAQRLVRKVCLNCAYECEPTPEESAVIGPDIKVIKKGHGCHVCNNTGYKGRVSIHEMVIIDKTLKRMITAGADSQDMFNYAVEHQGMKTLGQSAIELVRRGITTPEEVLKVAFYSD, from the coding sequence ATGGCAATGAAGAACATACCTATCGGTGAGGTGCTCAAAGAGTACGGATATATTACCGATGATCACATAAAACAGGCACTTGACTATCAGAAGACCGATGCCGGAAAAGGTAAGCGACTTGGTGCGCTTCTTCAGGAACTGGGATTCGTAACTGAGCGTCAGGTACTTGAAAGTCTGGGAAGAAAACTTGAACTTCCTATGATCAATTTTGACGACTATGTTACTGACTTCGGTGCGGCTGAAAAGATTCCGAAACCGCTTGCTGTCAAGTATAATGTGCTGCCGCTTTCAGAGCGCGACAACAGGTTTCAGATCGCAATGTCCGATCCGCTCAACTTCTACGCACAGGAAGACATACGTCAGATCGTCGGCATGCCGCTTGAGATCTATCTTGCTGAAACTGACACGATAAAGCGACTCATCGACCAGACTTATGCCGAAGTAGGTGCACGACTGGCTGCCAAGCAGGCAAATACTTCAGTTGAAGACGTTGAAGTACCTTCCATCGAACTGGAGGAAGGTGAAGACGAAGTACCGGTAATCAAGCTCGTAAACTCACTTCTTGCAAGAGGATACAGTGCCGGTGCATCCGATATCCACATTGAGCCTTTCGAGACCTATACGCAGGTACGAATGAGAATCGACGGCCAGATCGTTGAATACGTTACCCTGGCCAAGAACCTCCATTCATCAGTTGTAGCCCGTATAAAGATCATGGGTAACCTGGACATTGCTGAAAAGCGTGTTCCGCAGGACGGTAACTTCAAGACCAAGGTCGAGGGTTTTGATATATCGGTACGTATTTCATGCATTCCGACTATATTCGGGGAAAAGGTCGTAATGCGTTATCTGTCCACCGATACGGCAATCGACAAGGCAGGACATTTCGGCATGGAGCCGGAGGCATATGAAAAGATAATGAAGATGCTTTCGTCTCCGAACGGAATTATCTATATAACCGGACCGACAGGTTCAGGTAAGACGACAACACTTTACATGGTGCTCGAGTATCTTGCAAAGAGACCGGTAAACATTTCAACGATCGAGGATCCGGTTGAACGAAGCCTTCCGAAGATCAACCAGATGTCAGTAAACGTTCCGGCAGGACTCACTTTCGGAGTCGGCCTCCGTGCCCTCCTCCGTCAGGATCCGGACGTTATCATGCTCGGTGAAACACGAGATGCCGAAACAGCCGAGATCTCGGTAAAAGCGGCTATCACGGGACATCTTGTTGTGTCGACACTTCATACAAACGATGCGATATCTTCCATCGTACGACTGGAAGATATGGGACTTGCACCGTATCTGGTAGCCAACTCACTGGTAGGCGTAGTCGCACAGCGACTGGTACGTAAGGTATGCCTTAACTGTGCCTACGAATGTGAACCGACACCGGAGGAAAGTGCGGTGATCGGACCGGATATAAAGGTGATCAAGAAAGGACATGGCTGCCACGTCTGCAACAATACCGGCTATAAGGGACGAGTTTCCATTCATGAGATGGTAATTATTGACAAGACTCTTAAGAGAATGATAACGGCCGGAGCAGACAGTCAGGATATGTTCAACTACGCAGTGGAACATCAGGGGATGAAAACGCTCGGACAGAGTGCAATAGAGCTTGTAAGGAGAGGTATCACGACACCGGAAGAGGTGCTCAAGGTAGCTTTCTATTCGGATTGA
- a CDS encoding prepilin-type N-terminal cleavage/methylation domain-containing protein, which yields MKAALKKKRFKGFTLVEVMTSLVIMTILIAVASGVIMVTFDIFGRSAVRRAAQNNGNNVYNYIYDHLSYATALKIDQSVDINNKDSMLSLIGEGDDAVQVITEPNESGSIPDPDFVIVPYYEKIKADRKKMSVKRKGINADDVYIYGKKESGEGTGTNENAFKSTMNGCDCVVSFKKYVSGADTIEFSVTIERDDEVFYEKSGSIPILNEKLKDHIDIGNDISDNIGNIEIFYTYIW from the coding sequence ATGAAAGCAGCATTGAAGAAAAAAAGATTTAAGGGTTTTACCCTTGTGGAGGTCATGACCTCGCTTGTTATAATGACAATACTTATAGCAGTTGCTTCGGGCGTTATAATGGTTACCTTCGATATATTCGGGCGCAGCGCAGTAAGGCGTGCAGCTCAGAATAACGGCAACAATGTCTATAACTATATTTATGACCATTTGTCATATGCTACAGCTTTAAAAATTGATCAAAGTGTCGATATAAATAATAAGGATAGTATGCTTTCTCTTATCGGTGAAGGTGACGATGCTGTACAGGTGATAACGGAACCGAACGAATCAGGCAGTATTCCGGATCCTGATTTTGTTATAGTACCTTACTATGAGAAAATCAAAGCAGACAGGAAAAAAATGTCTGTAAAGAGAAAAGGAATAAATGCTGATGACGTATATATTTACGGAAAAAAGGAATCCGGAGAAGGCACAGGAACAAACGAAAATGCATTTAAAAGCACGATGAACGGATGTGACTGTGTTGTTTCTTTTAAAAAATATGTAAGCGGAGCAGATACAATAGAATTTTCCGTTACCATCGAACGCGACGACGAAGTATTTTATGAAAAGTCCGGCAGCATACCAATTCTGAATGAGAAATTAAAGGATCATATAGATATCGGTAATGATATTTCAGATAATATCGGTAATATAGAGATCTTTTATACATATATCTGGTGA